The Methanomethylovorans hollandica DSM 15978 genome includes a region encoding these proteins:
- a CDS encoding lysylphosphatidylglycerol synthase transmembrane domain-containing protein — translation MASKEKNGSPMQDLFPPLTLQAGHYLLELLLLGLAVHLILPQLTALENSLKVISSMNRWIFMLAVVAQIASYLEYGYLLRACVAIARQELSILWGTLIALAASSIGLIAGGTLGNSAATYHWTRALGVNRHGAVQAGTLPTAFNNAILLFVAFLGVAYLLIMHELSKAQIIAFTLILIFIGAFIIIVLWGNAHRVQLISVVSKVSISWDNLKRKTHTSTSSETLQRLFDSLDRLKEDGWKQPALGSALSIGFDIMTLYLIFLAAGYKVSIGILLAGYGLPILFGKMAFLIPGGVGIVEGSMAALYNVMGVPIPITVVVILIYRIVSFWIPSILGFPVAFYLQRLALKMKQNDELNGKD, via the coding sequence ATGGCCTCCAAAGAAAAAAACGGCAGCCCTATGCAAGATTTATTTCCCCCTCTTACTTTACAAGCTGGCCACTACCTTTTGGAACTGCTGCTATTAGGTCTTGCAGTGCATCTTATCTTACCACAACTTACAGCTTTAGAAAACTCTCTCAAAGTCATCAGTTCAATGAATAGATGGATCTTTATGCTGGCCGTTGTGGCCCAGATAGCCAGCTATCTAGAATACGGTTATCTTCTAAGAGCATGTGTAGCGATCGCACGACAGGAACTTTCCATATTATGGGGAACGTTGATAGCACTAGCCGCTTCCAGTATTGGATTGATAGCCGGAGGCACACTGGGAAACTCAGCAGCCACATATCACTGGACTCGTGCTCTGGGTGTGAATCGGCACGGGGCAGTTCAGGCAGGAACTTTGCCTACAGCATTTAACAATGCAATACTTTTGTTTGTAGCTTTTCTTGGAGTCGCATATCTGTTGATAATGCATGAACTCTCAAAAGCACAAATAATTGCCTTCACCCTGATACTGATATTTATTGGAGCTTTTATTATCATCGTTCTCTGGGGAAATGCCCACCGTGTGCAGCTCATCTCAGTAGTGAGCAAAGTTTCCATCTCATGGGATAATTTGAAAAGAAAAACACATACTTCCACTTCATCCGAGACACTCCAGCGTCTGTTTGATTCGTTGGACAGGTTAAAAGAGGATGGCTGGAAACAACCAGCTCTTGGCTCGGCTTTAAGCATAGGCTTTGACATAATGACACTATACTTGATATTCCTGGCAGCCGGGTACAAAGTTAGCATTGGCATATTACTTGCTGGTTATGGTCTGCCCATTCTTTTTGGAAAGATGGCTTTTTTGATTCCGGGTGGAGTAGGGATAGTAGAAGGGTCGATGGCTGCACTTTATAATGTCATGGGGGTGCCAATTCCTATCACTGTAGTGGTGATATTGATCTACCGCATTGTATCTTTCTGGATACCCAGTATCCTGGGATTCCCAGTGGCCTTCTATCTACAACGGCTGGCACTAAAAATGAAACAAAATGATGAATTGAATGGGAAAGACTAA
- a CDS encoding glycosyltransferase family 4 protein: protein MEKFKIALVSDWYYPKIGGIEYAIDSLARNFVAQGHEVHIITRRYDQLQSFAPIKEVTVIRLRERELTKRFLSPGAYKELYDIIKNGEYDIIHAHGLDSPLAISSLMISRIINIPAVITNHSLAEKGLIRIPLHLAGKIFLRYPDAIIAVSSAVVKDTRIMSNKPVYLIPNGIDILSSDGADMPIELEKKGRIVVTNVSRMTKKKGVDSIVEIAPSLIEAHQNLLFMMVGDGPLKDKLEKQVKKQNMELNFIFTGEVSRKTVFYLLGNSDIFLMPSKDEAFGIAILEAFAKMVPVIARNNSGTSDIITHEKTGFLAENKEELIKYIVKLIDEPELRTKLSDNAHEELKKYEWPDIARKVINVYTQVIHEKNCYHN from the coding sequence CTGGAGAAATTCAAGATCGCACTCGTAAGCGATTGGTATTATCCAAAAATAGGAGGTATAGAATATGCAATTGATTCACTTGCCAGGAACTTTGTAGCCCAGGGACATGAAGTGCATATCATAACCAGAAGATATGACCAACTTCAGTCTTTTGCTCCTATAAAAGAAGTTACAGTAATAAGATTGAGGGAAAGAGAACTTACAAAACGTTTTCTGTCTCCCGGAGCCTATAAAGAACTCTACGACATAATAAAAAATGGAGAATATGACATTATCCATGCACATGGATTGGATTCTCCACTTGCGATCTCTTCACTTATGATATCACGCATCATCAATATACCTGCTGTAATAACCAATCACTCCCTCGCAGAAAAAGGGCTCATCCGTATCCCTCTTCACCTGGCAGGTAAGATCTTCCTCAGATACCCGGATGCTATTATAGCTGTGAGTTCTGCTGTGGTAAAAGATACTAGAATTATGTCAAATAAGCCAGTATACTTGATACCCAACGGGATTGACATATTGTCTTCGGATGGAGCCGACATGCCAATTGAACTGGAAAAGAAGGGAAGGATCGTGGTGACCAATGTTTCCAGAATGACAAAGAAAAAAGGAGTGGATTCTATAGTTGAAATTGCGCCTTCACTCATAGAAGCGCATCAAAACCTCCTTTTTATGATGGTTGGCGACGGGCCTTTAAAAGATAAGCTTGAGAAGCAGGTGAAAAAACAGAACATGGAACTGAATTTTATATTTACAGGTGAGGTTTCTAGAAAAACGGTTTTCTATCTTCTTGGCAATTCGGATATCTTTCTCATGCCTTCAAAAGATGAAGCTTTCGGCATTGCTATCTTGGAAGCTTTTGCAAAGATGGTGCCGGTGATAGCAAGAAACAACAGTGGGACTTCGGATATTATTACTCATGAAAAAACAGGTTTTCTTGCAGAGAACAAAGAGGAACTGATAAAATATATAGTAAAACTGATTGATGAACCTGAGCTTAGAACAAAATTATCTGACAATGCTCATGAAGAGCTTAAAAAATATGAATGGCCTGATATAGCCAGAAAGGTAATTAATGTGTATACCCAGGTGATCCATGAAAAGAATTGCTATCACAATTGA
- a CDS encoding lysylphosphatidylglycerol synthase transmembrane domain-containing protein — MNNYKRMFKFIILLLLIVLIFNYRNELLPEAAVLFHNLENANIKDVIIALALYLLSVYIFAERWKIVLNALGYDLKTTQLFPVIFGAIPINNLTPANRAGGEPLRMFWVKKDFGVKYSDAFISILFERSVEAIPVLVMMIYVIYTVLPFIQNIHPLLSNMAYLAAIPFVLVFLAYLLRHKIYNYIEGSKKYCSKLKTVFYPTLFLSSSVWVLDIFRFKFITLSLGLQLPFKVIVLISLLYMILGSIPLTTGGLGVVEGGLIAALSFFGISVAPAAGIVVIERFISYILASLIGSIFLVKFGGFKLWRNSRSHS; from the coding sequence ATGAATAACTACAAGAGGATGTTCAAATTCATAATTCTATTACTATTAATTGTACTCATATTCAATTACAGAAATGAACTCCTACCTGAGGCTGCAGTATTATTCCATAATCTAGAAAATGCAAATATAAAAGATGTAATCATTGCACTAGCCCTTTATTTGTTAAGTGTATACATTTTTGCTGAAAGATGGAAAATCGTTCTCAATGCATTGGGATATGATTTAAAAACTACACAGTTATTTCCTGTGATATTCGGTGCTATTCCTATTAACAACCTTACACCCGCGAACAGAGCCGGAGGCGAACCTTTGAGGATGTTCTGGGTCAAAAAGGATTTTGGAGTCAAGTATTCGGATGCTTTTATATCAATACTTTTCGAAAGATCAGTAGAAGCAATACCTGTATTAGTGATGATGATTTATGTAATCTATACCGTACTGCCTTTCATCCAGAACATTCATCCATTGCTCTCAAACATGGCCTATCTAGCAGCTATACCTTTTGTTCTGGTATTCCTGGCATATCTGCTAAGACATAAGATATACAATTACATAGAAGGTTCTAAAAAATATTGCTCCAAACTTAAAACAGTCTTTTACCCAACATTGTTTCTATCCAGTAGTGTATGGGTGCTAGATATCTTCAGGTTTAAGTTCATTACATTATCTTTAGGTTTACAGTTGCCTTTCAAAGTCATTGTACTGATATCTCTTCTCTACATGATATTGGGGTCCATACCCCTTACAACGGGAGGTTTAGGGGTCGTGGAAGGTGGTCTAATAGCGGCACTGAGCTTCTTTGGAATATCCGTGGCTCCAGCCGCGGGAATCGTTGTAATAGAAAGGTTTATTTCTTATATTTTAGCAAGTCTAATTGGTTCTATATTCCTGGTCAAATTTGGAGGTTTTAAACTCTGGAGAAATTCAAGATCGCACTCGTAA
- a CDS encoding shikimate kinase — translation MNITMIGMPGSGKTSIGREVARILECDFVDIDQLVRKKAGLSLQDIIDTEGDEALVKMEEKIVVGLKINDRMVISPGGSIVYSDKAMNYLKEKTIIIFLHTPLSRVKQQINNQDSRGIVGLKGRSFEILFAERFPLYQKYADMSIDIGDRDTISSVAAKIVEAVRYVPEK, via the coding sequence ATGAACATTACAATGATAGGCATGCCAGGGTCAGGAAAAACTTCCATAGGCCGGGAAGTTGCCCGTATACTGGAGTGTGACTTTGTGGATATCGATCAGCTGGTCCGAAAAAAGGCAGGGCTTTCTCTTCAGGATATTATAGATACCGAAGGAGATGAAGCTCTGGTAAAGATGGAAGAGAAAATTGTTGTTGGCCTTAAAATCAACGATCGCATGGTCATCTCTCCCGGGGGCAGCATAGTTTATTCCGACAAGGCAATGAACTACCTGAAAGAAAAGACCATCATCATATTCCTGCACACCCCCCTTTCAAGGGTCAAACAGCAAATAAACAATCAAGACTCGCGGGGTATCGTAGGTTTAAAAGGCCGAAGCTTTGAGATCCTTTTTGCCGAGAGGTTCCCTCTCTATCAGAAATATGCTGACATGAGCATTGATATAGGCGACAGGGATACTATCAGTTCGGTAGCCGCTAAAATAGTGGAAGCAGTCCGTTATGTACCGGAAAAGTGA
- a CDS encoding polysaccharide deacetylase family protein, with protein sequence MKRIAITIDVEQDCPPFLETMRGIEEGLPRLMELFWNKEIKTTFFTTGKVAELYPEAIERIPEDGHELGCHGYAHERFDRVNKEQAGIAIVKAKEILEDLGPSIVSFRAPNLKFPQEYVDILQGNGFKIDSSIAKYKPPFPGKPYMIGDITRIPASITSSFLRLPLPIILPILDNMHDPVLFVHPWEFVDMSHSPIRWDCKFNTGKFALKSLSAVIMHFKTKGYNFLTMSEMAAEDDNRNEVEIVSQE encoded by the coding sequence ATGAAAAGAATTGCTATCACAATTGATGTGGAACAGGATTGTCCACCTTTTCTTGAAACTATGCGTGGAATCGAAGAAGGTCTTCCCAGACTGATGGAACTATTCTGGAACAAAGAGATAAAAACTACGTTTTTCACTACCGGAAAAGTTGCCGAGCTTTATCCTGAAGCCATTGAGCGGATACCTGAAGATGGACATGAACTTGGATGTCATGGTTATGCCCACGAAAGGTTTGACAGAGTGAATAAGGAACAGGCAGGTATTGCAATTGTTAAGGCAAAAGAAATACTTGAGGATCTCGGCCCTTCAATAGTATCATTCAGGGCACCAAATCTCAAATTCCCACAGGAATATGTGGATATACTCCAGGGGAATGGCTTTAAAATAGATTCTTCCATTGCAAAATACAAGCCTCCGTTTCCTGGAAAGCCTTACATGATAGGGGATATTACAAGAATACCTGCATCAATAACCTCTTCCTTCCTGCGCCTCCCACTTCCTATTATTCTCCCTATACTTGATAACATGCATGATCCAGTATTGTTCGTACATCCCTGGGAGTTCGTAGATATGTCTCATAGTCCTATCAGATGGGACTGTAAATTCAACACAGGAAAGTTTGCACTGAAAAGCCTGTCTGCGGTTATAATGCATTTCAAGACTAAAGGGTATAATTTTTTAACGATGAGTGAGATGGCTGCTGAAGATGATAATAGAAACGAAGTAGAAATTGTTTCGCAAGAATAG
- the ccoS gene encoding cbb3-type cytochrome oxidase assembly protein CcoS produces MNEYNLALFITAFLLFLIFLGFLIWGIKTGQFVDIEEAKYRMIELPGQLTEDNLNQKGEKI; encoded by the coding sequence ATGAACGAGTATAATTTAGCGCTGTTCATTACAGCATTTTTATTATTCCTCATTTTTCTTGGTTTTTTGATATGGGGAATCAAAACAGGGCAATTCGTAGATATCGAAGAAGCAAAATACCGGATGATTGAGCTTCCTGGCCAGTTAACGGAAGATAATCTAAATCAGAAAGGTGAGAAAATATGA
- a CDS encoding PDGLE domain-containing protein has product MSSNSTTSSRSNMKFLYAGIVIALLLAVVAPFLASPYPDGLESAATGVINEEKLAEMEEAGSVFSSPMSDYGIEGMGKSGEVAAIVIGTLLVLAISYGLGKIIKK; this is encoded by the coding sequence ATGAGCAGCAATTCAACTACCAGCAGCAGATCCAACATGAAGTTCCTCTATGCGGGCATAGTCATAGCCCTTTTACTTGCTGTGGTTGCTCCTTTCCTCGCATCTCCTTATCCGGATGGATTGGAAAGTGCAGCAACAGGTGTTATAAATGAGGAGAAGCTTGCAGAGATGGAAGAAGCAGGATCTGTTTTTTCCTCCCCAATGTCCGATTATGGTATAGAGGGAATGGGTAAATCCGGTGAAGTAGCTGCTATCGTTATTGGCACTCTGCTTGTCCTTGCCATAAGTTATGGCCTGGGCAAGATCATCAAGAAGTGA
- the cbiM gene encoding cobalt transporter CbiM translates to MHIPDSFIPLSQAIIYWIIALPFIFMSIRWAGKEMDDTKVPILAALAAGIFAIQALNIPIGMGTSGHMVGATLVAIIFASPWAGVLVLTLVLLVQGFVFADGGITTMGANILNMGVISGFVGYYTFSVLMNSRLNLQISSFVGAWLGLLVSALACAVQMYLAGTFPLVPGLIAMGTYHFIIGLIGEGLITAVAISAIASSRPDLLENKSLARGVKT, encoded by the coding sequence ATGCATATACCTGATTCATTTATACCCCTCTCCCAAGCCATTATTTACTGGATAATAGCTTTGCCTTTTATTTTTATGTCCATCAGATGGGCAGGAAAAGAAATGGATGACACGAAAGTTCCCATACTTGCTGCCCTTGCAGCCGGTATATTTGCCATTCAGGCCCTGAACATCCCTATAGGTATGGGTACCAGTGGCCATATGGTAGGAGCCACATTAGTTGCGATCATATTCGCAAGTCCCTGGGCTGGCGTACTTGTGCTGACTCTTGTCCTGCTGGTACAGGGTTTCGTGTTTGCTGACGGTGGTATCACTACTATGGGTGCCAACATCCTTAATATGGGTGTTATTTCAGGGTTCGTAGGCTACTATACGTTCTCTGTTCTCATGAATTCCAGGCTAAACCTGCAGATATCTTCTTTTGTAGGTGCATGGCTTGGTCTGCTGGTATCGGCTCTTGCATGTGCGGTACAGATGTACCTTGCTGGTACCTTTCCCTTGGTGCCAGGTCTGATCGCCATGGGTACTTATCACTTTATTATAGGCCTTATAGGCGAAGGTCTCATCACTGCGGTTGCAATTAGTGCAATTGCAAGCTCAAGACCTGACCTCCTGGAGAACAAGTCACTTGCAAGAGGTGTAAAAACATGA
- a CDS encoding magnesium transporter CorA family protein, with the protein MENEIISLDKVEKGSWINLVNPTEDEITTISENLKIPLEHLKAALDEEERARIEVDEECTVVLIDIPVASKDTSKKGIYYTIPLGVIINNDNVVTVSLRENSVITRFLENKVKSFHTSKKTRFLLQILYRSSRDYLQYLRNIDKTSDVIESKLHKSLKNEELIQLLELEKSLVYFSTSLKGNEIVLEKIHKANLIKMYPDDIELLEDVIIENKQAIEMANIYSNILTGTMDAYASVISNNLNMVMKFLTSITIIISIPTMVASFFGMNVDVPFGNNPHAFLIIFMISTWVSVVLSVVMLRKKLF; encoded by the coding sequence ATGGAAAATGAGATAATTAGTCTCGATAAAGTTGAAAAAGGATCATGGATAAATCTTGTAAATCCCACTGAAGATGAAATTACTACTATTTCTGAAAATCTGAAAATTCCTCTTGAACATCTTAAAGCTGCTTTGGATGAAGAGGAACGTGCCAGAATTGAAGTGGACGAAGAGTGTACCGTTGTGTTGATAGATATTCCTGTTGCAAGCAAAGATACATCAAAAAAAGGAATATATTATACAATTCCACTTGGAGTTATAATCAATAATGACAACGTTGTCACTGTCTCCCTTAGAGAAAACTCCGTCATAACAAGATTTTTAGAGAACAAAGTCAAATCATTCCACACCTCCAAAAAAACACGCTTCTTACTACAAATACTATACCGAAGCTCCAGGGATTACCTCCAATATCTTAGAAACATTGACAAAACAAGTGATGTTATCGAGAGCAAGCTGCACAAATCTCTAAAAAATGAAGAATTGATCCAGCTGTTAGAACTTGAAAAAAGCCTTGTTTATTTCTCCACATCATTAAAAGGCAATGAAATAGTACTTGAGAAGATCCATAAAGCCAATCTCATCAAGATGTACCCGGATGATATCGAATTACTTGAAGATGTCATTATCGAAAATAAGCAGGCTATCGAAATGGCTAATATTTATAGTAACATCTTAACTGGAACAATGGATGCTTATGCGTCAGTAATATCTAATAATCTAAATATGGTTATGAAATTTCTAACATCTATTACAATAATTATATCAATTCCAACGATGGTCGCAAGTTTTTTTGGTATGAATGTAGATGTACCCTTTGGAAATAATCCTCATGCTTTTCTAATCATTTTCATGATCTCGACGTGGGTCTCAGTTGTGTTATCTGTGGTTATGTTGAGAAAAAAATTGTTCTAA
- the mgtA gene encoding magnesium-translocating P-type ATPase produces MNNHTLPFWSFKTSEMLQKLEATSKGLTSEQAQRRLSLYGANLLKPSKRSDSLTILLGQFRSPIILILLFAAGLSFFLHDPADALIIFIIVLISGLLGFWQEKGAANVFEKLVATVQIKSTVFRDGKETEVPVGGIVPGDIVVINAGDIIPADCLILESRDLFVNEATLTGETFPVEKDVKVLEAGTPLGQRVNSLWMGTNVVSGSANVLVVHTGKETEFGEISERLKLRPDETEFEKGVMRFGYFLMEVTLLMVISIFAINVYLARPILDSFLFSLALAVGLTPQLLPAIISVNLSHGAKRMAHRKVIVKKLSSIENLGSMNLLCCDKTGTLTSGVLKVHSACDIAGHESDKVLLYAYLNAYYQTGFDNPIDQAIIAARQFDLAGYQKLDEVPYDFIRKRLSVLFTKDGTHHMVTKGALGNILEVCSSAEVVDGSIVEISEVRSELQQKFEQFSNKGLRTLGLAYRNLGSESVISKDSEAEMTFLGFIFLFDPPKPNITETIKSMEQLGVELKLITGDNKLVAGNVGQQIGLSSSKIVTGTELRQMSDEALLKQVNSVNIFVEVDPNQKERIILALRKNGNVVGYIGDGINDASALHAADVGISVDSAVDVAKEAADIVLLEKDLGVLVEGVKEGRVTFANTLKYVFMATSANFGNMFSMAGISVFLPFLPLLPKQILLINLLTDLPEMTIATDSVDIEMVKFPRRWDVAFIRKFMLTFGFVSSVFDYLTFGVLLLLLPGMTDQFRTGWFLESVISASLIVLVIRSRKPFFKSKPGKYLSIATLLTIVTALLFPITPLAGLFNFEPLSFSTIFILGIVVFLYIVTAEVMKSFFYSRVK; encoded by the coding sequence ATGAACAATCACACTCTCCCATTTTGGAGTTTTAAGACTTCAGAGATGCTTCAAAAACTTGAAGCAACATCTAAAGGCTTGACCAGTGAGCAAGCTCAGCGGCGCCTGTCGCTTTATGGTGCCAACCTATTGAAGCCTTCAAAAAGGTCTGACTCTTTAACGATCCTGCTTGGTCAATTCAGAAGCCCTATTATACTCATCCTTCTCTTTGCAGCCGGATTGTCGTTCTTCCTTCATGATCCAGCAGATGCTCTAATCATTTTTATTATTGTACTGATCAGCGGTCTTCTGGGTTTCTGGCAGGAAAAAGGTGCAGCAAACGTTTTTGAGAAATTGGTTGCTACCGTACAAATAAAATCTACAGTTTTCCGTGATGGGAAAGAAACAGAGGTGCCAGTGGGTGGGATAGTACCTGGCGATATTGTGGTCATAAATGCTGGAGATATAATACCTGCTGACTGTCTTATACTGGAATCGAGAGATCTGTTTGTCAATGAAGCTACCCTTACAGGTGAAACTTTTCCAGTAGAAAAAGATGTAAAGGTATTGGAAGCAGGAACTCCTCTTGGCCAACGTGTGAACTCTCTGTGGATGGGAACGAATGTAGTCAGTGGAAGTGCAAATGTGCTGGTTGTGCACACTGGCAAGGAAACGGAGTTCGGTGAAATTTCCGAAAGACTGAAACTAAGGCCGGATGAAACAGAATTTGAAAAAGGTGTCATGAGATTTGGCTATTTCCTTATGGAAGTTACCCTTCTAATGGTCATATCTATATTTGCAATAAATGTTTATCTGGCGCGTCCTATTCTGGATTCCTTTCTATTTTCACTAGCTCTTGCTGTGGGGCTGACTCCACAATTATTACCAGCTATCATCAGCGTTAATCTGTCCCATGGAGCTAAGCGCATGGCGCACAGGAAGGTCATAGTCAAAAAACTTTCCTCCATTGAGAATTTGGGTAGTATGAATTTGTTATGTTGCGATAAGACCGGAACATTGACCTCAGGGGTACTAAAAGTACACTCAGCTTGTGATATAGCTGGCCATGAAAGTGACAAGGTTCTCTTATATGCTTATCTCAATGCCTATTATCAAACTGGTTTCGATAATCCTATTGATCAGGCTATCATTGCTGCACGCCAGTTCGACCTTGCTGGCTATCAGAAGCTTGATGAAGTGCCATATGATTTTATCCGTAAGCGTTTGAGTGTGCTGTTCACAAAGGACGGTACACATCATATGGTCACCAAAGGTGCACTTGGGAACATACTTGAAGTCTGTTCCTCGGCTGAAGTTGTTGATGGCAGCATTGTGGAGATCTCGGAGGTACGTAGCGAACTTCAACAAAAGTTTGAACAATTTAGTAATAAGGGTCTGCGAACACTGGGTCTTGCTTATAGGAATTTGGGTTCAGAGTCAGTTATTAGTAAAGACAGTGAAGCTGAAATGACATTTTTGGGATTCATATTCCTTTTTGATCCACCAAAACCTAACATCACTGAAACCATTAAGAGCATGGAACAGCTTGGCGTTGAATTGAAGTTGATTACGGGGGATAATAAGCTGGTAGCAGGTAATGTCGGCCAGCAAATTGGATTGTCAAGCTCTAAGATTGTTACTGGCACTGAACTTCGGCAAATGAGCGATGAAGCTCTTCTCAAGCAGGTCAATAGTGTAAATATCTTTGTTGAGGTAGATCCTAATCAGAAAGAGCGTATCATTCTTGCTCTACGGAAAAATGGAAATGTTGTGGGGTATATTGGTGACGGTATTAATGACGCTTCTGCACTCCATGCCGCAGATGTTGGAATATCCGTGGATAGTGCTGTTGATGTTGCTAAAGAAGCAGCGGATATTGTTCTTCTTGAAAAGGACCTTGGTGTTCTCGTTGAAGGTGTGAAAGAAGGACGGGTGACTTTTGCCAACACTCTGAAATATGTATTCATGGCTACGAGTGCAAATTTCGGGAATATGTTTAGCATGGCGGGAATATCCGTTTTTCTTCCTTTTCTCCCTTTATTGCCAAAGCAGATCCTTCTCATCAATCTATTAACCGATCTTCCTGAAATGACCATTGCTACTGATAGCGTAGATATTGAAATGGTAAAATTTCCACGGCGCTGGGATGTTGCTTTCATTCGTAAGTTCATGTTAACATTTGGGTTTGTAAGTTCGGTATTCGATTATCTTACTTTTGGCGTACTTTTGTTGTTATTACCGGGGATGACAGATCAGTTCAGAACAGGCTGGTTTTTAGAGTCAGTCATTTCCGCCTCACTGATCGTGCTTGTCATTAGAAGTCGCAAGCCTTTCTTCAAGAGCAAACCAGGGAAATATCTGTCTATTGCCACACTTCTGACGATTGTAACTGCGTTGCTGTTCCCCATTACTCCCTTAGCGGGACTCTTTAATTTTGAACCACTATCCTTTTCCACGATATTTATACTCGGAATTGTTGTGTTCTTATATATCGTAACAGCAGAAGTGATGAAAAGTTTCTTTTACAGTAGGGTAAAATAA